The region TGCCGACTCCGCAAGGAACGTGCTCGACGACGTTGCTGTTGTGCCGAATCCCTACGTCGGTGCCTCGGAGATGGAGACCCGCACACAGGTCGACGGCCGCGGTGAGCGTCGCATCCAGTTTATCAATCTGCCTACACCGTCCACGATCCGCATCTTCAATCTACGTGGCGAACTGGTGAATACGCTGCGCCACGAGGGAGGGACAAACAACACTTGCACGCAGGATGCGGGTGGTTGTGGTGGCTCCATCTACTGGAACCTGCAAACAGTGGACAAGCAGGACGTGGCGTTCGGCGTGTATGTGTACCACGTTGAGGCGCCCGGCGTCGGCGAACACGTGGGCAAGTTCGCACTGGTCAAGTAGGCTCAAATGCATCATCAATTCAGTACTCTAGCCGGGAGGATTTGAACATGATCACAGGGCGAAGATCGAATCTTCTGATTGTGATTCTAGCACTACTGGTCCCGGCGACCAGTTTCGGACAGAGTCGCGTCGGCACAACATCGGCAACTTTCCTGACCATTGGCACGGGTGCTCGCGGTAGCGCGCTCGGTCATGCCTATACGGCGGTCGTCAGCGGGCCCGATGCCCTTTTCTGGAACCCCGGCGCGGCAGCTATTCCGCACATGGGGGATTATCGGGGCGGTGCATTCTTCACGCACCATAACTGGTTTGCAGACATCTCCTACAACGCAGCCGGCGTGACGATTCCAATATCGCTGGCGGGCGTGGTCGGCATCAGCCTTGCCTCTGTCGACTATGGACGGATGGATGTCCGTACGGTCTCGCAACCGGACGGCACAGGGGAGACCTTCACGGCCTCGGACATGACGTTTGGATTGAGCTATGCTCAGGCACTGACGAACTCGTTCTACTTCGGCGGAACGTTCCGCTATATACGCCAGGGAATCCGGGATATGTCGGCGTCAACGGGTGCGGTCGATTTCGGATTCGTGCTGGTTACGCGCTACCTCAACGGAGCACGTCTTGCCGCGTCCATAATGAACTTCGGCGGCAAGATGAAGATGGATGGCATCAACGGCGAACAGCCCATCGACATAGACCCGGCCAACGAGGGAAGCAACGAGAGCATACCCGCGCGTATCCGCATGGACACATGGGACCTTCCGCTGCAGTTCAAGTTTGGCATCGCTGTGCCGGTCATAAAGATGAGCAATGTTGAGTTTCAGCTGCTTGCCGACGCAAATCAGACGAACGACAACAATCTCAACGGCGATCTGGGCGCTCAGCTGCGCTATTCAACGAACTCCGTGACATTCGAAGGACGCGTTGGATACAAGGACGCGTTCCTTCAGCAGGATCTGGTCGATAGCCACTGGTCGTTCGGCACCGGTATCGAAGTCCGGGTGGCGCAGGTACGGTTCGGGTTTGACTACGCATACGTGCCGTTCGACTTCCTGAGTGACACGCAAATGGTCGACTTCCGGGTTTATTTCTAGGCTGCGCCTGTCTCAATCCCACTCGTCTTTGCAACCGTTCGCGCGATGACCATACTGCGAACGATCTCGAAGCGGCTGGCCATGGTACGACTCGTCCACTGCCTTGTACCGATCCTGTTCCTGCTGGCCGCGTGTGGCCCGTCAGAGCCGCCGCCGGATGACGAGATTCCCGTAGCGTGGGTAGCCGGAGAGGAAATCACTCCCCGATGGTACCGTCAGACGTACTTCGACTTCCTCGTGCGCTCGGGTGCGAACGACTCCCAGGCCAACAGGTATCGCCATCTCGACAATCTCGTCAACGCCCTGTTGCTTGCCGGAGAGGCCAGAGAACGGGGTCTCGCGGACGATAGCGTAGCGGAAGCAGCCGTCGCGCGCGAGCGCAAGAAGGCTCTTGGTGGCCTGTTCTACGATGAGGAACTCGTCAGCAAGCTTCCACCCCTGTCCGAACAGGAGTTGCGCCAGGCCTTTGCTCGATGGAAGACATCGGTTTCAGTTCGGCACCTGTTCTACCAGGACCCGGACTCGGCGCAGGCTGCGTATGCTCGACTTCAGGCAGGCCGCGACTTTCTTGACGAAGCACAGGATTGCTACGGACTGACCGAGTATGACTCGCTCGCCGGCTTCCTCGGCCCCATTCGTTACTTCATGATGGACGACGCGTTCGCGGAGGCAGCCTTCTCTCTCAACGCAGGAGAGTTTTCCGAACCCGTTCAGAGCCGTTTTGGATACCACATCATCCGTGCGGAGGATATCGTCCGCAGCGGTCTCCTTACGGAGTCCGAGTTTCAGACGCGCAGTGGCGGCATTGGCAAGCGAGCCCGTATCCGGAAAACCCGTCTGGCAGGTGACCGCTTCGTCCGGGAGTTTATGGGTGATGTGAATGTCGTCGTGAACCCTGTCGCGGTACGCGCGCTGAATGCATTCCTTCTCGAAGCCGAAGGAAGTGTCGAGCCCCGCCCCGTCAGTGTGCTGGGAGAAGAGCCGGGTGAGATCGACCCAGCCGAGTTGCTATCATCCTTGGACCCCGACGTGATCCTCGCAACGTACCAGTGGTCCGGCCAGGAGAGGTCCTTTACTGTCGGCGACTACATCAACTGGCTCCCATCGCTCCCTTATGCAGAGCGGCGTTCGCGGACCGGAGCGTCAGTGGGACGGGCCATTCGCAACGAAGTGTTTGCGCTGGAAGGCGAACGTCTGGGACTGGACGGTCCACAGGTCGATCGCACGGTCCGTCGCGAAGAGTCGTTATTCATTGCGGGACGATTGCTGGATCAACTCCGCGCGGACACAACCGTTCGGCCGACAGATGAACAGCTTCGAACGGCGTTTGCGAGATTCGGAATGGACAAGCGTCAGCTCATCACGGCCGACCTCTGGATGATTCCTTTTGTCTCGTCAGCAGATGCCCGCGCAGCGAAAGATCGCATTTCGTCCGGGCGACCAGCCCAACGGTTCGAGGGATTTACCTCTATGACTAACGCGGACATGGAGTTGCAACCGACCGAGCTGCGCTATTTCGTGCGGCAGGCACCACTGAACGAGCCCGTCGTCGTGGGCCTCGCCAACAATCAGTGGATCGTCCTCAGGGTGGCGCGGCGAGAACAGAGGCAGCCGTCCTTTGAAGACAGCCGCTCAGCACTGCAAGCCAGGTTGCAACCCTATATCGGTGAGTTTAACCTCCTCCGCGAGCTTCGCGCAAACGCTTCCGTCCGTGTCGACACGACGGCTTTCGAACAGGTGATGGCGTTCGCGGATGACGAGTAGTTGCGAGGCGCACTCGCGGAACCACGGCCTGGTCATCATCGGCCTGCGGACGCGCCCAACGTTCGTCGCGAGACGATACACTGTAGACTCGCGACGGCGGTCCGGAGGTTGTGAACCGGTGACTGGTCGTGCGTAACAGTTCCGTTTTGGTTTCTGATTGAGCCGATCACACGGGAGCGGTTCGAAGTTCACGACAGGTGCCGAAGGGCGCAGCGCGTGGTACCGATCGTGAAACCTGAGGTGCTTCAACCTGTTCGTGACATCCGGGATGGCCGAGATCAGTTGAATCAACGACTGCGAAGAGGACGACGAAAGCGTGCCTGAAGGCAAGAAAGCAAGAGCAACGTCGCGCGATAGAGAAGCCGAGAGGTCGCCGCAGAAACGACTCGGATTTGGATTGGCGGCGGCTGCATTACCCGTGCTCTTCATTCTGGCGCTCGAACTGGTTCTTCGTCTCTCTGGTGTGGGTGCAGAAAGCAGAACGCCGTTCGTCCCCGTGGAGGGCCGAGGTGAGTATGTCGTTCTGAGCCCGGACTTCGTCAAACGTTACTTCACCGGGTTTACGCCGCAGGTCGCATTCAACCCGTTTACCCCCAAAAAGCCGGACAACACGTTTCGAGTCTTTGTTCTGGGAGGATCGAGCGCCGCCGGATTTCCTTACTCATTCTACTACGGTTTCCCAGGACGGCTTCAGGACAGGCTTGAGTCCTATATACCGGACCTGCGCGTCGAGGTCATCAATCTCGGGATGACCGCAGTCAACAGCTATACCCTCTGGCACCTCAAAGATTACCTGCTGCAATATGCGCCTGACGCCATCGCGATTTATGCCGGTCACAACGAGTACTACGGTGCGTTCGGTGCGGGCAGCACGATGTATTCGCTGGGAAACAGGATATGGCTCAAGCGACTCACACTCCGGCTGAAAGGCAGCGCCGTGTATTCTCTACTCGAACGTCTGATCGTGCGGCCTCCGACGGGTGCAGACGCGGTAGCAGCAGAGGGACGGACGATGATGGCACAGGTGGTCGGCGATCGATCAATTGTACTGGGAGATGATGTCTACAAGGCAGGTGTGAAACAGTTCGAGGCGAACCTGTCGGATGTCGTGGCGAAATTTGTAGATGCCGATGTTCCGGTGTATCTGGCGACGGTGACATCCAATCTGCGCGGCCAGCCTCCTCTTGGTGAGAATCAGGAAGCCCGCGCTGAGTTTGCGCGGGCCGAATCTT is a window of Rhodothermales bacterium DNA encoding:
- a CDS encoding PorV/PorQ family protein; this encodes MITGRRSNLLIVILALLVPATSFGQSRVGTTSATFLTIGTGARGSALGHAYTAVVSGPDALFWNPGAAAIPHMGDYRGGAFFTHHNWFADISYNAAGVTIPISLAGVVGISLASVDYGRMDVRTVSQPDGTGETFTASDMTFGLSYAQALTNSFYFGGTFRYIRQGIRDMSASTGAVDFGFVLVTRYLNGARLAASIMNFGGKMKMDGINGEQPIDIDPANEGSNESIPARIRMDTWDLPLQFKFGIAVPVIKMSNVEFQLLADANQTNDNNLNGDLGAQLRYSTNSVTFEGRVGYKDAFLQQDLVDSHWSFGTGIEVRVAQVRFGFDYAYVPFDFLSDTQMVDFRVYF
- a CDS encoding tetratricopeptide repeat protein codes for the protein MPEGKKARATSRDREAERSPQKRLGFGLAAAALPVLFILALELVLRLSGVGAESRTPFVPVEGRGEYVVLSPDFVKRYFTGFTPQVAFNPFTPKKPDNTFRVFVLGGSSAAGFPYSFYYGFPGRLQDRLESYIPDLRVEVINLGMTAVNSYTLWHLKDYLLQYAPDAIAIYAGHNEYYGAFGAGSTMYSLGNRIWLKRLTLRLKGSAVYSLLERLIVRPPTGADAVAAEGRTMMAQVVGDRSIVLGDDVYKAGVKQFEANLSDVVAKFVDADVPVYLATVTSNLRGQPPLGENQEARAEFARAESLLTSDVGAATKGYVRAKDLDDIRFRAPEEINEVIRVAAQAEGVTLVDVQSGFRESAEEGVEGGDQFVDHLHPTFEGYDRIAEHFYATMTSHPLLQNARSQIQHPHRVDIDPIDRTTAAIQLIRLKSGFPFRKDVKPEQELRLHNRVMERYLRSGSYTDSLAVLALNRVRPIYDVLYEGIRMAKARTDTLNVMLMYRALLEWQPFNSDINREAASYALMSPRWDDLSASVASAVYNRNGEPDYLDALAAIRLRQGELDDAHRLLTEVEELNPGSRTMLYNMARLYAQRGDTTSARAYYSRLQQATQ